Proteins encoded in a region of the Falsibacillus albus genome:
- a CDS encoding AbrB family transcriptional regulator, producing MKFSKNRLLQNICFLIISSFGGYLLSLTGTSIAWMVGSLAAAGILSFWKPRWLQLKKGIEPYWRHIGQAIIGIELGQQISISVFKTFEMHYVVITATLLLSILLALVSGVVLWWFSKADMVTSLFSTTPGGISAMPSIAEEVGANTVTVSIVQMIRIFLVVGTVPLLANSSKMSVASGSMAAPIMHILHPDQVTWTFALILGSTIGYIIGRLVKLPAPWLVGGMMAVAVIQLIGTSTQGGAPLVWWPHGLNVLAQIFIGASIGSRLNKEMFTGAKKIFVFGLLTSSGLIAAMALFALEVSKITHIPFATALLAFAPGGVAEMATTSIALHADSTFVVTVQVLRLLTIFMILPPLFKLLNKQGKGVRPPVVH from the coding sequence ATGAAATTCAGTAAAAATCGTTTACTACAAAATATATGTTTTCTTATAATAAGCAGCTTTGGCGGGTATTTACTTTCCTTGACCGGCACCTCGATTGCATGGATGGTGGGGAGTTTGGCAGCTGCGGGCATCCTCTCATTTTGGAAGCCTCGATGGCTGCAATTGAAAAAAGGCATTGAACCGTATTGGCGGCATATCGGCCAGGCGATCATCGGAATCGAGTTGGGCCAGCAAATCAGTATATCTGTGTTCAAAACCTTTGAAATGCATTATGTGGTCATCACCGCCACGCTGCTATTATCAATCCTTCTCGCCTTGGTTTCCGGGGTGGTGTTATGGTGGTTCAGTAAAGCGGATATGGTGACGAGTCTTTTCAGTACGACGCCTGGAGGGATTTCAGCGATGCCAAGCATTGCTGAAGAAGTCGGGGCAAACACCGTAACCGTCAGCATCGTTCAAATGATACGCATTTTTCTCGTCGTTGGAACAGTTCCGCTCCTTGCCAACTCTTCAAAAATGAGTGTGGCGTCTGGAAGCATGGCTGCACCGATTATGCATATTCTGCATCCTGATCAGGTCACCTGGACTTTTGCTCTTATTTTAGGATCAACGATCGGCTATATCATTGGCAGATTGGTTAAACTTCCTGCGCCATGGCTGGTAGGCGGGATGATGGCTGTTGCTGTTATCCAGTTGATCGGCACATCCACCCAAGGCGGAGCTCCCCTAGTCTGGTGGCCGCATGGGCTGAACGTGCTTGCCCAAATTTTCATTGGGGCAAGTATCGGTTCCCGTCTCAATAAGGAAATGTTTACAGGTGCCAAAAAGATCTTTGTGTTCGGTTTGCTTACTTCTTCTGGATTGATTGCTGCAATGGCTCTTTTTGCGTTGGAAGTGTCTAAAATCACCCATATCCCCTTCGCAACAGCATTGCTTGCCTTCGCCCCCGGCGGCGTGGCCGAGATGGCGACAACCTCCATCGCGCTCCATGCCGATTCAACTTTTGTTGTAACGGTCCAGGTATTACGGCTACTTACGATATTTATGATATTGCCGCCATTGTTCAAGTTGTTAAATAAGCAGGGGAAAGGGGTCAGACCTCCAGTTGTGCATTAA
- a CDS encoding BMQ_0737 family morphogenetic spore coat protein produces the protein MFIVSCPTEDVSQVVCLLTDDSGNPVNPLSQNNIYCEELSQNQGRENVDILLPSGETVTLQKVYLVIKGFVVVQLIYLDGHICLSDPIPFQKIESFILCAPLGTKIKCQITDFKCKPTLIRDANGNVLQINVNLSMCPSVQVVTDAVVAMQSQLCSPLDQRTISCSISSNPPLLSEKKTPTNSQFCDQHLEATPSEDICLQVEKVYDWVTSQVHLSIPLEVRPTGVTPFAWGYNLYGQLGDGTNSDSPVPVSVSSLTDVTAIAGGFDHSLALLSDGTVWAWGNNSYGQLGDGTSTNSNVPVPVSGLTNVVAIAGGGYHSLALLSDGTVWAWGDNSSGQLGDGTNTNSPVPVPVSGLTDVTAIAGGGYHSLALLSVGTMWAWGDNSSGQLGDGTNTNSPVPVPVSGLTDVTAIAGGGYHSLALLSVGTMWAWGDNSSGQLGDGTNTNSPVPVPVSGLTDVTAIAGGTFHSLALLSDGTVWAWGLNFYGELGDGTNTDSPVPVPVSGLTDVTAIAGGFYHSLALRIDGTMWAWGRNNHGQLGDGTSSNSPVPVPVSGLTDVTAIAGGGYHSLALLSVGTIRAWGYNLYGQLGDGTNSDSPVPVSVSGLTDVTAIAGGGYHSLAIET, from the coding sequence ATGTTTATTGTTAGTTGTCCAACAGAAGATGTATCACAAGTCGTCTGTTTGTTAACCGATGACTCTGGAAATCCGGTGAATCCTCTTTCTCAAAATAATATTTACTGCGAAGAATTATCTCAAAATCAAGGTCGTGAAAATGTTGATATCCTTCTCCCTTCAGGAGAAACAGTTACCTTACAGAAAGTATACCTTGTGATAAAAGGGTTTGTTGTCGTTCAGCTAATTTATCTTGATGGCCACATCTGTTTAAGTGACCCCATTCCTTTTCAAAAAATAGAAAGTTTCATTCTTTGTGCTCCGCTAGGAACGAAGATCAAGTGTCAGATCACCGACTTTAAATGTAAACCCACCTTGATTAGAGATGCCAATGGAAACGTCCTGCAAATCAATGTAAATTTATCCATGTGCCCCTCCGTACAAGTTGTCACGGATGCCGTTGTAGCCATGCAGAGTCAACTTTGCAGTCCTCTTGATCAACGCACTATATCTTGTTCAATATCATCAAACCCACCTCTACTATCAGAAAAAAAGACTCCGACGAACTCTCAATTTTGTGATCAACACCTTGAAGCGACTCCAAGCGAAGACATTTGTCTGCAAGTAGAGAAAGTATATGATTGGGTCACCTCTCAAGTTCATCTATCTATACCTTTAGAAGTCCGACCTACTGGAGTAACACCCTTTGCTTGGGGGTATAATTTATATGGTCAATTGGGGGATGGGACCAACTCCGATAGTCCTGTGCCTGTATCTGTCAGTAGCTTAACCGATGTCACCGCCATTGCAGGGGGATTTGATCATAGCCTTGCCCTCCTTTCCGATGGAACCGTATGGGCTTGGGGGAATAATAGTTATGGGCAACTGGGGGATGGGACCAGCACCAACAGTAATGTACCTGTACCTGTCAGTGGCTTAACCAATGTCGTCGCCATTGCAGGGGGCGGTTATCATAGCCTTGCTCTCCTTTCCGATGGAACCGTATGGGCTTGGGGGGATAATAGTTCCGGGCAACTGGGGGATGGGACCAACACCAATAGTCCTGTGCCTGTACCTGTCAGTGGCTTAACCGATGTCACCGCCATTGCAGGGGGAGGTTATCATAGTCTTGCTCTCCTTTCCGTTGGAACCATGTGGGCTTGGGGGGATAATAGTTCCGGGCAACTGGGGGATGGGACCAACACCAATAGTCCTGTGCCTGTACCTGTCAGTGGCTTAACCGATGTCACCGCCATTGCAGGGGGCGGTTATCATAGTCTTGCTCTCCTTTCCGTTGGAACCATGTGGGCTTGGGGGGATAATAGTTCCGGGCAACTGGGGGATGGGACCAACACCAATAGTCCTGTGCCTGTACCTGTCAGTGGCTTAACCGATGTCACCGCCATTGCAGGGGGAACCTTTCATAGTCTGGCTCTCCTTTCCGATGGAACCGTGTGGGCTTGGGGGCTTAATTTTTATGGGGAACTGGGGGATGGGACCAACACCGATAGTCCTGTGCCTGTTCCTGTCAGTGGCTTAACCGATGTCACCGCCATTGCAGGGGGATTTTACCATAGTCTGGCTCTCCGTATCGATGGAACCATGTGGGCTTGGGGGCGTAATAATCATGGGCAACTGGGGGACGGGACCTCCTCGAACAGTCCTGTGCCTGTTCCTGTCAGTGGCTTAACCGATGTCACCGCCATTGCAGGGGGCGGTTATCATAGTCTTGCTCTCCTTTCCGTTGGAACCATACGGGCTTGGGGGTATAATTTATATGGTCAATTGGGGGATGGGACCAACTCCGATAGTCCTGTGCCTGTATCTGTCAGTGGCTTAACCGATGTCACCGCCATTGCAGGGGGCGGTTATCATAGTTTGGCAATAGAAACATAA